One part of the Muntiacus reevesi chromosome 20, mMunRee1.1, whole genome shotgun sequence genome encodes these proteins:
- the AGER gene encoding advanced glycosylation end product-specific receptor yields MAAGAAVRAWMLVLSLWGAVTGDQNITARIGKPLVLNCKGAPKKPPQQLEWKLNTGRTEAWKVLSPQGDPWDSVARVLPNGSLLLPAVGIQDEGTFRCRATSRSGKETKSNYRVRVYQIPGKPEIVDPASELMAGVPNKVGTCVSEGGYPAGTLSWHLDGKTLIPDGKGVSVKEETKRHPETGLFTLHSELMVTPTRGGALHPTFSCSFTPGLPRRRALHTAPIQLRVWSERQGGEGPSVDTVPLEEVQLVVEPEGGAVALGGTVTLTCEAPAQPPPQIHWIKDGRPLPLPPGPMLLLPEVGPEDQGTYSCVATHPSHGPQESGAVSISIIETGEEGTTAGSVEGPGLETLALTLGILGGLGTVALLIGVIMWHRRRQRRGQERKVPENQEEEEEERAELNQPEEPEAAESSTGGP; encoded by the exons ATGGCAGCAGGGGCAGCGGTCAGAGCCTGGATGCTAGTCCTCAGCCTGTGGG gggcAGTCACAGGGGACCAAAACATCACAGCCCGGATCGGGAAGCCACTGGTGCTGAACTGCAAGGGAGCCCCCAAGAAACCACCCCAGCAGCTGGAATGGAAACTG AACACAGGCCGGACAGAAGCTTGGAAGGTCCTGTCTCCCCAGGGAGACCCCTGGGACAGCGTGGCTCGGGTCCTCCCCAACGGCTCCCTCCTCCTGCCGGCTGTTGGGATCCAGGATGAGGGGACTTTCCGGTGCCGGGCAACGAGCCGGAGCGGAAAGGAGACCAAGTCTAACTACCGAGTCCGAGTCTATC AGATTCCTGGGAAGCCAGAAATTGTTGATCCTGCCTCTGAACTCATGGCTGGTGTCCCCAATAAG GTGGGGACATGTGTGTCCGAGGGGGGCTATCCTGCAGGGACTCTTAGCTGGCACTTGGATGGGAAAACTCTGATTCCTGATGGCAAAG GAGTATCCGTGAAGGAAGAGaccaagagacacccagagacAGGGCTTTTCACACTCCATTCGGAGCTGATGGTGACCCCAACTCGGGGAGGAGCTCTCCACCCCACCTTCTCCTGTAGCTTCACCCCTGGCCTTCCCCGGCGCCGAGCCCTGCACACGGCCCCCATCCAgctcagggtctggagtgagCGCCAAGGTGGGGAGGGCCCCAGCGTGG ACACTGTGCCACTGGAGGAAGTCCAGTTGGTGGTAGAGCCAGAAGGGGGAGCAGTAGCTCTTGGTGGGACCGTGACCTTGACCTGTGaagcccctgcccagcccccacctcaAATCCACTGGATCAAGGAT ggcaggcccctgccccttccccctgGCCCCATGCTGCTCCTCCCAGAGGTAGGGCCGGAGGACCAGGGAACCTACAGTTGTGTGGCCACCCATCCCAGCCATGGGCCCCAGGAGAGCGGTGCAGTCAGCATCAGCATTATCG AAACAGGCGAGGAGGGGACGACTGCAG GCTCTGTGGAAGGGCCGGGGCTGGAAACCCTAGCCCTGACCCTGGGGATCCTGGGAGGCCTGGGGACAGTTGCCCTGCTCATCGGGGTCATCATGTGGCATCGAAGGCGGCAACGCAGAGGACAGGAGAG GAAGGTCCCGGAGaaccaggaggaggaagaggaggagcgaGCGGAACTGAACCAGCCAGAGGAGCCCGAGGCAGCAGAGAGCAGCACAGGAGGGCCTTGA
- the RNF5 gene encoding E3 ubiquitin-protein ligase RNF5 has product MAAAEEEDGGPEGPNRERGGAGATFECNICLETAREAVVSVCGHLYCWPCLHQWLETRPERQECPVCKAGISRENVVPLYGRGSQKPQDPRLKTPPRPQGQRPAPESRGGFQPFGDTGGFHFSFGVGAFPFGFFTTVFNTHEPFRRGTGVDLGQGHPASSWQDSLFLFLAIFFFFWLLSI; this is encoded by the exons ATGGCAGCAGCGGAGGAGGAGGACGGGGGCCCCGAAGGGCCAAACCGcgagcggggcggggcgggcgcgaCCTTCGAATGTAATATATGTTTGGAGACTGCTCGGGAAGCTGTGGTCAGTGTGTGTGGCCACCTGTACTG TTGGCCCTGTCTTCATCAG tggctGGAGACACGGCCAGAGAGGCAAGAGTGCCCAGTGTGCAAAGCTGGGATCAGCAGAGAAAATGTTGTCCCCCTCTATGGGCGAGGGAGCCAGaagccccaggatcccag atTGAaaaccccaccccgcccccagggccAGCGACCTGCTCCGGAGAGCAGAGGG GGATTCCAGCCATTTGGCGATACTGGGGGCTTTCACTTCTCATTTGGTGTCGGTGCTTTTCCCTTTGGCTTTTTCACCACCGTCTTCAATACCCATGAACCGTTCCGTCGGGGTACAG GTGTGGATCTGGGACAGGGTCACCCGGCCTCCAGCTGGCAGGACTCCCTCTTCCTATTTCTCGccatcttcttctttttctggctgcTCAGTATTTGA
- the AGPAT1 gene encoding 1-acyl-sn-glycerol-3-phosphate acyltransferase alpha, producing the protein MELWPGAGTLLLLLLLLLLLLLPTLWFCSPSAKYFFKMAFYNGWILFLAVLAIPVCAVRGRNVENMKILRLMLLHIKYLYGIRVEVRGAHHFPPSQPYVVVSNHQSSLDLLGMMEVLPGRCVPIAKRELLWAGSAGLACWLAGVIFIDRKRTGDAISVMSEVAQTLLTQDVRVWVFPEGTRNHNGSMLPFKRGAFHLAVQAQVPIVPIVMSSYQDFYCKKERRFTSGRCQVRVLPPVPTEGLTPDDVPALADRVRHSMLTVFREISTDGRGGGDYLKKPGGVGEAGL; encoded by the exons ATGGAGCTGTGGCCAGGGGCGgggactctgctgctgctgcttctcctgctgctgctcctcctgctgcccactCTGTGGTTCTGCAGCCCCAGTGCCAAGTACTTCTTCAAGATGGCCTTCTACAACGGCTGGATCCTCTTCCTGGCTGTGCTCGCCATCCCCGTGTGTGCCGTGCGAGGACGCAACGTCGAGAACATGAA GATCTTGCGCCTGATGCTGCTCCACATCAAATACCTGTACGGGATCCGAGTGGAGGTACGAGGGGCCCACCACTTCCCTCCTTCACAGCCCTACGTCGTCGTCTCCAACCACCAGAGCTCCCTCGACCTGCTTG GGATGATGGAGGTGCTGCCAGGCCGCTGTGTGCCCATTGCCAAGCGGGAGCTGCTGTGGGCCGGCTCTGCCgggctggcctgctggctggcgGGAGTCATCTTCATTGACCGGAAGCGCACTGGGGATGCCATCAGTGTCATGTCTGAGGTTGCCCAGACCCTGCTTACACAGGAC GTACGGGTCTGGGTTTTTCCCGAGGGCACAAGAAACCACAACGGCTCCATGCTGCCCTTCAAACGTGGCGCCTTCCACCTTGCAGTGCAGGCCCAG GTTCCCATCGTGCCCATCGTCATGTCCTCCTACCAAGACTTCTACTGCAAGAAGGAGCGCCGCTTCACTTCGG GGCGATGTCAGGTCCGGGTGCTGCCCCCAGTGCCCACAGAAGGGCTGACACCAGATGACGTCCCAGCTCTGGCTGACAGAGTCCGGCACTCCATGCTCACTGTTTTCCGGGAAATCTCCACTGATGGCAGGGGTGGTGGTGACTATCTGAAGAAGCCCGGAGGGGTGGGCGAGGCCGGGCTCTGA
- the EGFL8 gene encoding epidermal growth factor-like protein 8: MGSRAEQYTVLGGLWFFLLLMTGEGAKGGALKESQGVCSKQTLVVPLRYNESYSQPVYKPYLTLCSGRRVCSTYRTTYRVAWREVRREVRQTHAVCCQGWKKRHPGALTCDEAICAKPCQNGGVCVRPDQCECAPGWGGKHCHVDVDECRTGVTLCSHRCLNTAGSFTCGCPPGLVLGPDGRTCAEGAPEPPTSASILNVAVREAGPDERALKREIRELRGRLERLEQWAGQAGAWVRAVLPVPPEELQPGQVAELWGRGDRIESLSDQVLLLEERLGTCSCEDNSLGPGLKGRR, translated from the exons ATGGGGTCCAGGGCTGAGCAGTACACTGTCTTAGGCGGACTCTGGTTCTTCCTGCTACTGATGACAGGCGAGGGGGCCAAGGGTGGAGCCCTCAAAGAGAG TCAGGGGGTCTGCTCCAAGCAGACCCTGGTGGTCCCACTCCGTTACAATGAGTCCTACAGCCAACCTGTATATAAGCCCTATCTGACCCTGTGCTCTGGAAGGCGTGTCTGCAGCACCTACAG GACCACGTACCGCGTGGCCTGGAGGGAGGTGCGGAGGGAGGTGCGGCAGACCCACGCCGTGTGCTGCCAGGGCTGGAAGAAGCGGCATCCCGGGGCACTCACCTGTGATGAAG CCATCTGCGCCAAGCCCTGCCAGAACGGAGGCGTCTGCGTTCGGCCGGACCAGTGCGAGTGCGCCCCGGGCTGGGGTGGGAAGCACTGTCACGTGG ACGTGGATGAATGCAGGACCGGCGTCACTCTCTGCTCGCATCGCTGCCTCAATACGGCGGGCAGTTTCACCTGTGGCTGCCCGCCCGGCCTGGTGCTGGGCCCTGATGGGCGCACTTGCGCGGAGGGGGCCCCAGAGCCCCCGACCAGTGCCAGCATCCTCAACGTGGCCG TTCGTGAGGCTGGACCTGATGAGCGTGCCCTGAAGCGGGAGATTCGCGAGCTGCGAGGACGCCTGGAGAGGCTGGAGCAG TGGGCCGGTCAGGCTGGGGCCTGGGTACGAGCAGTGCTGCCCGTGCCCCCGGAAGAGCTGCAGCCCGGACAGGTGGCGGAGCTGTGGGGTCGGGGCGATAGGATCGAGTCTCTCAGTgaccaggtgctgctgctggaggAGAGACTGGGCACCT GCTCCTGTGAGGACAACAGCCTGGGCCCAGGCCTCAAAGGGCGAAGATAA